A genome region from Bemisia tabaci chromosome 3, PGI_BMITA_v3 includes the following:
- the LOC109043477 gene encoding uncharacterized protein — protein sequence MVYQREMLVSKDSLQPVPLKKAEELLKILRSDLPYSLQAYGALQTFIEWSKKGGRQKLNIYTPHGHLEDGAVVGIYKPTDTYYFLSVYCIGNDTSVLRNALLTTSRIKWDMEGIQVTFEGLSEKLLPVAEECLARNNLQTTLNMRSVKFWLTPSRHVLNDFPCPPEVHVAPLDPAFSSEIQSKWVHTFRGAAGHVEALIDNNFGLGVYLRDTNELCAWVLCNQYSGLGILHTRQEHRRKGYAQIMCHAMNEQLLRSGLLPQANVLASNPPSLKLFRELRFEACPDFFYIEASAQPPPGDGSP from the exons ATGGTGTATCAACGGGAAATGCTGGTATCAAAGGATTCTCTTCAACCTGTACCTCTGAAAAAAGCGGAGGAGCTTTTGAAAATACTGCGCTCAGACTTACCATATTCATTACAA GCTTATGGCGCTCTCCAGACTTTTATTGAATGGAGTAAGAAGGGTGGTAGACAAAAGCTCAATATCTACACACCCCACGGTCATTTAGAAGATGGAGCGGTCGTTGGAATATACAAACCGACG gaTACTTATTATTTTCTGTCCGTTTACTGTATCGGGAACGACACGTCAGTCCTGAGAAATGCCTTGTTGACCACCAGCAGGATTAAGTGGGACATGGAAGGGATCCAGGTGACTTTTGAGGGGCTTTCAGAGAAGCTCCTTCCTGTGGCCGAAGAATGCCTTGCTCGCAACAACCTTCAAACCACCCTCAACATGAGatctgtaaaattttggctCACTCCCTCGCGTCATGTACTCAATGATTTTCC GTGCCCACCTGAGGTTCACGTTGCTCCCCTCGACCCTGCATTTTCCTCGGAGATCCAGTCGAAGTGGGTGCATACCTTCCGCGGCGCCGCCGGTCACGTGGAGGCCCTCATCGACAACAACTTCGGCCTGGGCGTCTACCTGCGCGACACCAACGAACTCTGCGCCTGGGTGCTCTGCAACCAGTACTCCGGGCTGGGCATCCTCCACACCCGACAGGAGCACCGTCGCAAGGGCTACGCGCAGATCATGTGTCACGCCATGAACGAGCAACTCTTGCGATCTGGACTACTGCCGCAAGCCAATGTGCTCGCATCCAACCCGCCTTCACTCAAGCTTTTCAGGGAACTCAGGTTCGAGGCTTGCCCTGACTTTTTCTACATCGAGGCCAGCGCTCAGCCTCCACCGGGAGACGGGTCCCCGTAA
- the LOC109043497 gene encoding uncharacterized protein isoform X1: protein MMKSLVRVCCFASILLVVSSNEQGYSHTKVYNKEDGYAHESKEVHGPHGYAYTSSYSHPHHSASLLSPLGYSSHISPSLGYTSYISPSLGYSSYISPSLSYGAPYISPSLGYYSGSPATSYSNYNNYGYGSPYWGSSYGYSKGHATSYVKNYSYGKHGGYGYSLGLVHSGLPYAVGSYGLGVYGLGYGYDPELDPDLDEDLDDLDSYIELPLEFLNYKLVPELNFLLRK from the exons ATG ATGAAGTCTCTGGTGCGAGTATGTTGTTTTGCGTCGATATTGCTGGTCGTCTCTTCAAATGAACAAGGCTACAGTCATACCAAAGTTT ACAACAAAGAGGACGGTTACGCTCATGAGTCAAAAGAAGTACACGGGCCTCACGGCTACGCCTACACGTCCAGCTACAGCCACCCTCACCACTCGGCCAGCCTCCTTTCTCCGTTGGGCTACTCCTCTCACATCAGCCCATCGCTGGGTTACACCTCCTACATTAGCCCATCTCTGGGCTACTCCTCCTACATCAGCCCCTCGCTGAGCTACGGGGCCCCTTACATAAGCCCATCATTAGGCTACTACTCTGGTTCTCCGGCCACTAGTTACTCGAACTATAATAACTACGGATACGGCTCACCGTATTGGGGATCGTCTTACGGCTACTCTAAGGGTCATGCGACAAGTTACGTGAAAAACTACAGCTACGGAAAGCACGGAGGTTACGGATATTCGCTGGGTCTAGTGCACTCTGGACTACCCTACGCCGTAGGCTCTTACGGACTCGGCGTGTATGGACTGGGTTACGGATATGACCCTGAATTAGACCCAGATCTAGATGAGGATTTGGATGATTTGGATTCGTACATTGAGCTTCCGTTGGAGTTTTTGAACTATAAGCTGGTCCCGGAGCTTAACTTTTTGCTCAGGAAGTAA
- the LOC109043498 gene encoding uncharacterized protein isoform X2 codes for MAREITMIFASMTLLSCVYLALSSPYGFGQDQGRGNYGGQQGGGGGWGSMGGYGGSQMGGYRGGRGGFSGGGGGNSGSFGQGGYGANTFDDGSSYGYDWRIPGGQAHFKGYRTGRSGGQYGGGDSGYGGGRGGRSYGGGSNFMGHNQNYRSNSNY; via the exons ATCTTTGCATCCATGACCCTGCTCTCATGCGTCTACCTGGCCCTATCGAGCCCTTACGGCTTCGGACAGGATCAGGGGCGCGGTAACTACGGCGGTCAGCAAGGTGGCGGCGGCGGGTGGGGCTCCATGGGCGGCTACGGGGGCAGTCAGATGGGTGGCTACCGCGGCGGGAGGGGCGGTTTTTCTGGTGGTGGCGGCGGCAACTCCGGCTCCTTCGGGCAGGGCGGCTACGGCGCCAACACCTTCGACGACGGAAGCAGCTACGGCTACGACTGGAGGATCCCCGGTGGACAGGCACACTTCAAGGGATACAGAACCGGCAGAA GTGGAGGCCAATACGGTGGTGGTGACTCAGGATACGGTGGCGGAAGAGGAGGTAGAAGTTATGGTGGCGGCAGCAACTTCATGGGGCACAATCAAAACTACAGATCAAACtctaattattga
- the LOC109043498 gene encoding uncharacterized protein isoform X1: MAREITMIFASMTLLSCVYLALSSPYGFGQDQGRGNYGGQQGGGGGWGSMGGYGGSQMGGYRGGRGGFSGGGGGNSGSFGQGGYGANTFDDGSSYGYDWRIPGGQAHFKGYRTGRSGGQYGGGDSGYGGGRGGRSYGGGSNFMGHNQNYRSNSNY, encoded by the exons ATGGCCAGAGAAATTACAATG ATCTTTGCATCCATGACCCTGCTCTCATGCGTCTACCTGGCCCTATCGAGCCCTTACGGCTTCGGACAGGATCAGGGGCGCGGTAACTACGGCGGTCAGCAAGGTGGCGGCGGCGGGTGGGGCTCCATGGGCGGCTACGGGGGCAGTCAGATGGGTGGCTACCGCGGCGGGAGGGGCGGTTTTTCTGGTGGTGGCGGCGGCAACTCCGGCTCCTTCGGGCAGGGCGGCTACGGCGCCAACACCTTCGACGACGGAAGCAGCTACGGCTACGACTGGAGGATCCCCGGTGGACAGGCACACTTCAAGGGATACAGAACCGGCAGAA GTGGAGGCCAATACGGTGGTGGTGACTCAGGATACGGTGGCGGAAGAGGAGGTAGAAGTTATGGTGGCGGCAGCAACTTCATGGGGCACAATCAAAACTACAGATCAAACtctaattattga
- the LOC109043497 gene encoding uncharacterized protein isoform X2, producing the protein MKSLVRVCCFASILLVVSSNEQGYSHTKVYNKEDGYAHESKEVHGPHGYAYTSSYSHPHHSASLLSPLGYSSHISPSLGYTSYISPSLGYSSYISPSLSYGAPYISPSLGYYSGSPATSYSNYNNYGYGSPYWGSSYGYSKGHATSYVKNYSYGKHGGYGYSLGLVHSGLPYAVGSYGLGVYGLGYGYDPELDPDLDEDLDDLDSYIELPLEFLNYKLVPELNFLLRK; encoded by the exons ATGAAGTCTCTGGTGCGAGTATGTTGTTTTGCGTCGATATTGCTGGTCGTCTCTTCAAATGAACAAGGCTACAGTCATACCAAAGTTT ACAACAAAGAGGACGGTTACGCTCATGAGTCAAAAGAAGTACACGGGCCTCACGGCTACGCCTACACGTCCAGCTACAGCCACCCTCACCACTCGGCCAGCCTCCTTTCTCCGTTGGGCTACTCCTCTCACATCAGCCCATCGCTGGGTTACACCTCCTACATTAGCCCATCTCTGGGCTACTCCTCCTACATCAGCCCCTCGCTGAGCTACGGGGCCCCTTACATAAGCCCATCATTAGGCTACTACTCTGGTTCTCCGGCCACTAGTTACTCGAACTATAATAACTACGGATACGGCTCACCGTATTGGGGATCGTCTTACGGCTACTCTAAGGGTCATGCGACAAGTTACGTGAAAAACTACAGCTACGGAAAGCACGGAGGTTACGGATATTCGCTGGGTCTAGTGCACTCTGGACTACCCTACGCCGTAGGCTCTTACGGACTCGGCGTGTATGGACTGGGTTACGGATATGACCCTGAATTAGACCCAGATCTAGATGAGGATTTGGATGATTTGGATTCGTACATTGAGCTTCCGTTGGAGTTTTTGAACTATAAGCTGGTCCCGGAGCTTAACTTTTTGCTCAGGAAGTAA